The Miscanthus floridulus cultivar M001 chromosome 17, ASM1932011v1, whole genome shotgun sequence genome has a window encoding:
- the LOC136517871 gene encoding disease resistance protein RGA4-like isoform X1, with the protein MAGMAVSAATGVMSSLLSKLSLLLCDQYRQLKGVRRDIEFLSRELTDMNAALEKLVGMDKLDVQTKAWRDKVREMAYDIEDCIDIFMHQHGQGDDKDSLVNKTARKITKLRARYQIANKIQELKARVEEQSQSRDRYRIHESISESGVVEVDPGLPALFEDAKRLVGIDGPQSEIIKLLLEGDGDPGQLKVVSIVGFGGLGKTTLANQILKDIQNGVTEMEDDVQKLIEIIRASLKNKRYLVIIDDLWSTKDWRTIECACGK; encoded by the exons ATGGCAGGCATGGCCGTGAGCGCTGCCACTGGGGTGATGAGCTCACTCCTCTCCAAGCTATCGCTGCTGCTTTGTGATCAGTACAGGCAGCTCAAGGGGGTCCGAAGGGATATTGAGTTCCTCAGCCGTGAGTTGACTGACATGAATGCTGCATTGGAGAAGTTAGTGGGCATGGACAAACTTGATGTCCAAACGAAGGCGTGGAGAGACAAGGTTCGTGAGATGGCTTATGATATCGAGGATTGCATCGACATATTCATGCACCAGCATGGCCAGGGAGATGACAAGGACAGCTTAGTTAACAAGACTGCACGCAAGATTACGAAGCTGCGAGCACGGTACCAGATTGCCAACAAGATTCAAGAGCTCAAAGCTCGTGTTGAGGAGCAGAGTCAAAGCCGAGATAGGTACAGGATACATGAATCTATCTCAGAGTCTGGAGTGGTGGAAGTTGACCCAGGGCTGCCTGCACTGTTTGAGGATGCAAAAAGGCTTGTCGGCATTGATGGTCCACAGTCAGAAATCATCAAATTGTTGCTGGAAGGTGATGGTGATCCTGGACAACTTAAAGTGGTATCCATCGTGGGATTTGGTGGTCTTGGCAAGACAACACTTGCAAACCAG attctgaaggacatacaaaatgGTGTCACGGAAATGGAAGATGACGTCCAAAAGCTTATTGAGATCATTAGAGCATCGCTCAAGAATAAGAG GTACCTTGTCATAATTGATGActtatggagcaccaaggattgGCGCACTATTGAGTGTGCTTGTGGAAAATAA
- the LOC136517871 gene encoding disease resistance protein RGA4-like isoform X2: protein MAGMAVSAATGVMSSLLSKLSLLLCDQYRQLKGVRRDIEFLSRELTDMNAALEKLVGMDKLDVQTKAWRDKVREMAYDIEDCIDIFMHQHGQGDDKDSLVNKTARKITKLRARYQIANKIQELKARVEEQSQSRDRYRIHESISESGVVEVDPGLPALFEDAKRLVGIDGPQSEIIKLLLEGDGDPGQLKVVSIVGFGGLGKTTLANQDIQNGVTEMEDDVQKLIEIIRASLKNKRYLVIIDDLWSTKDWRTIECACGK from the exons ATGGCAGGCATGGCCGTGAGCGCTGCCACTGGGGTGATGAGCTCACTCCTCTCCAAGCTATCGCTGCTGCTTTGTGATCAGTACAGGCAGCTCAAGGGGGTCCGAAGGGATATTGAGTTCCTCAGCCGTGAGTTGACTGACATGAATGCTGCATTGGAGAAGTTAGTGGGCATGGACAAACTTGATGTCCAAACGAAGGCGTGGAGAGACAAGGTTCGTGAGATGGCTTATGATATCGAGGATTGCATCGACATATTCATGCACCAGCATGGCCAGGGAGATGACAAGGACAGCTTAGTTAACAAGACTGCACGCAAGATTACGAAGCTGCGAGCACGGTACCAGATTGCCAACAAGATTCAAGAGCTCAAAGCTCGTGTTGAGGAGCAGAGTCAAAGCCGAGATAGGTACAGGATACATGAATCTATCTCAGAGTCTGGAGTGGTGGAAGTTGACCCAGGGCTGCCTGCACTGTTTGAGGATGCAAAAAGGCTTGTCGGCATTGATGGTCCACAGTCAGAAATCATCAAATTGTTGCTGGAAGGTGATGGTGATCCTGGACAACTTAAAGTGGTATCCATCGTGGGATTTGGTGGTCTTGGCAAGACAACACTTGCAAACCAG gacatacaaaatgGTGTCACGGAAATGGAAGATGACGTCCAAAAGCTTATTGAGATCATTAGAGCATCGCTCAAGAATAAGAG GTACCTTGTCATAATTGATGActtatggagcaccaaggattgGCGCACTATTGAGTGTGCTTGTGGAAAATAA